In one Streptomyces sp. NBC_00597 genomic region, the following are encoded:
- a CDS encoding MFS transporter, with protein MSGTNAAAFRLRLRAASGGANRWLVLAVLCVSLVLVALDATILHVAVPSVTEDLRPGAVELLWIVDAYPLVCASLLILFGTLGDRVGRRRILLLGYGLFGAASLLAALADNAQVLIAARALLGVGGAMIMPATLSILRQVFPDRRERALAIGIWTAVAAIGAASGPVLGGFLVQHFWWGSVFLINIPLMALILPLGRWLLPESKGSCEGPWDVLGALMAAAGVLCVVLGVKRLGAERRLLDAEALVPLLLGAVLLILFVRRQKRRPHPLIDMRMFSRAAFSTSVGCIVLAMLALVGLELIAVQYLQLVLELSPLETGLRLLPLTFAAMAAGATGSYTLARIGPRTMVSLGFVLTACGVLLLTFMGQHDRPALLTIGFIVLGFGLQTTLFAAYESMLSEAPADTAGGAASIGETSYQLGAGMGIALLGSVMNAAYAPGLLHVPGVSAADAADAANSLGEAYQIAGSLGGAAGESLYAAARHSFVHGLHVTLVVSAVLLLAGAAMALKLPRVMECPDPAEGETEPLRLPAQAGPDAPRIPAPATTPDRDTVVPGRAG; from the coding sequence ATGTCGGGGACGAACGCGGCCGCCTTCCGGCTGCGGCTGCGAGCCGCCTCCGGCGGGGCCAACCGCTGGCTCGTCCTCGCGGTCCTGTGCGTCAGCCTGGTCCTCGTCGCGCTCGACGCGACGATCTTGCACGTAGCCGTCCCCTCCGTCACCGAGGACCTGCGCCCCGGTGCGGTCGAGCTGCTCTGGATCGTTGACGCCTACCCGCTGGTCTGCGCCTCCCTGCTGATCCTCTTCGGCACCCTCGGGGACCGGGTCGGCCGCCGCCGGATACTCCTCCTCGGCTACGGGCTCTTCGGCGCGGCCTCCCTGCTGGCGGCCCTCGCCGACAACGCCCAGGTCCTCATCGCCGCCCGCGCCCTCCTCGGCGTCGGCGGCGCGATGATCATGCCGGCCACCCTGTCGATCCTGCGCCAGGTCTTCCCCGACCGGCGCGAGCGGGCCCTCGCCATCGGCATCTGGACCGCCGTCGCCGCCATCGGCGCGGCCAGCGGACCGGTCCTCGGCGGCTTCCTGGTCCAGCACTTCTGGTGGGGCTCGGTCTTCCTGATCAACATTCCGCTGATGGCGCTGATCCTGCCGCTCGGCCGCTGGCTGCTGCCCGAGTCCAAGGGCTCCTGCGAAGGACCCTGGGACGTGCTCGGCGCGCTGATGGCCGCCGCCGGCGTGCTCTGCGTGGTCCTCGGCGTCAAGAGGCTGGGCGCCGAGCGCCGGCTCCTGGACGCCGAGGCGCTGGTGCCGCTGCTGCTCGGTGCGGTGCTGTTGATCCTGTTCGTACGGCGGCAGAAGCGGCGTCCGCACCCCCTGATCGACATGCGGATGTTCTCGCGCGCGGCCTTCTCCACGTCCGTCGGATGCATCGTGCTCGCCATGCTGGCGCTGGTCGGGCTGGAGCTGATCGCGGTCCAGTACCTCCAGCTGGTGCTGGAGCTGAGCCCGCTGGAGACCGGACTGCGGCTGCTGCCGCTCACCTTCGCCGCCATGGCCGCAGGCGCCACCGGGTCGTACACGCTGGCCCGGATCGGGCCGCGCACCATGGTGTCGCTGGGCTTCGTCCTGACGGCCTGCGGCGTGCTACTGCTGACCTTCATGGGCCAGCACGACCGGCCCGCGCTGCTCACGATCGGGTTCATCGTCCTCGGCTTCGGGCTGCAGACCACCTTGTTCGCGGCGTACGAGTCGATGCTGAGCGAGGCGCCCGCGGACACCGCCGGGGGCGCGGCTTCCATAGGCGAGACCTCGTACCAGCTGGGCGCGGGCATGGGCATCGCCCTGCTCGGCAGCGTCATGAACGCGGCCTACGCGCCGGGGCTGCTGCACGTGCCGGGGGTGTCGGCCGCGGACGCGGCCGACGCCGCGAACTCCCTGGGCGAGGCCTACCAGATCGCGGGCTCCCTCGGCGGCGCGGCGGGCGAGTCGCTGTACGCGGCGGCGCGGCACTCGTTCGTGCACGGGCTGCACGTCACGCTCGTGGTGAGCGCGGTGCTGCTGCTGGCGGGCGCCGCGATGGCGCTGAAGCTTCCGCGGGTCATGGAATGCCCCGACCCTGCCGAGGGCGAGACCGAACCCCTGCGGCTCCCCGCCCAGGCGGGTCCGGACGCCCCCCGCATCCCGGCTCCGGCGACGACGCCGGACCGCGACACGGTGGTCCCCGGCCGCGCGGGCTGA
- a CDS encoding phosphatase PAP2 family protein encodes MRTDQILTRLERVFARLDREPERPAHLQTPQMSRHRVVLLGSTLAFYLAIVVAVLTTSWLVRLDWQVMFFRPYEQWPQLHAFLDYLVVLGQRGPTAVMVAAWLGWRSWRQHTLRPLITLGVALLLLNITVGAVKLGLGRLGPHYATQIGSAELFAGGDIFPSGHTANAVVTWGILAYLASTTVTRRVLSVVSATVSLSVGATTVYLGTHWVSDVLLGWSAGLLIMLALPWFEPLIAGAEARVFALRERLRRRLETGTVPAPVAAALTPLLSAGGKWQLRLPTDAAGTREPAAAPTTAPVAATVQAAGAGHAPVPRPAAHVSGRPHLIRSERTPVTPAGSRRPAHTERPAAAGRAAARPATGG; translated from the coding sequence GTGCGTACCGACCAAATCCTGACCCGTCTGGAGCGTGTGTTCGCCCGGCTGGACCGGGAACCAGAGCGACCGGCTCATCTGCAAACACCGCAGATGAGCCGGCACCGCGTCGTGCTCCTCGGATCGACCCTCGCGTTCTACCTCGCGATCGTGGTGGCCGTCCTGACCACGTCCTGGCTCGTCCGCCTGGACTGGCAGGTCATGTTCTTCCGGCCCTACGAGCAGTGGCCGCAGCTGCACGCGTTCCTCGACTACCTCGTGGTCCTGGGCCAGCGCGGACCCACCGCGGTCATGGTCGCCGCCTGGCTCGGCTGGCGCTCCTGGCGCCAGCACACCCTCCGCCCGCTGATCACCCTCGGCGTGGCGCTGCTCCTGCTCAACATCACCGTCGGCGCCGTCAAGCTCGGTCTCGGCCGGCTCGGCCCGCACTACGCCACCCAGATCGGCTCGGCCGAGCTCTTCGCCGGCGGCGATATATTCCCTTCCGGCCACACCGCCAACGCCGTCGTGACCTGGGGAATCCTGGCCTACCTGGCTTCCACCACGGTCACCCGGCGGGTGCTGTCCGTGGTGTCCGCCACCGTCTCGCTGAGCGTCGGCGCCACCACCGTGTACCTCGGCACGCACTGGGTCAGCGACGTGCTGCTCGGCTGGTCCGCGGGTCTGCTGATCATGCTGGCGCTGCCCTGGTTCGAGCCGCTGATCGCCGGCGCCGAGGCCCGGGTCTTCGCCCTGCGGGAGCGGCTGCGCCGCCGGCTGGAGACCGGAACCGTGCCCGCCCCGGTCGCCGCCGCGCTCACGCCGCTGCTCTCCGCGGGCGGCAAGTGGCAGCTCCGGCTCCCCACCGATGCCGCCGGCACGCGGGAGCCCGCCGCCGCACCGACCACCGCGCCCGTCGCGGCGACCGTGCAGGCGGCCGGTGCGGGGCACGCCCCGGTGCCTCGACCCGCCGCGCACGTCTCCGGCCGGCCGCACCTGATCCGGTCCGAGCGGACCCCGGTCACGCCTGCCGGCAGCCGCCGCCCGGCCCACACCGAGCGGCCCGCCGCCGCGGGACGGGCCGCGGCCCGTCCGGCCACCGGCGGCTGA
- a CDS encoding YafY family protein — translation MLETSARLLRLLSLLQAHREWTGADLAERLGVTPRTVRRDVDRLRELGYPVNASPGTGGGYQLGAGAELPPLLLDDDEAVAVAVGLRTAAGNGVEGIGEASVRALAKLEQVLPGRLRRRVSALNEFTVPMLRGPGPTTVDASVLTDLAAACRDSERLRFGYRDHEGNVSRRVVEPHRLVCTERRWYLVAWDLDREDWRTFRADRIDPRPPHGPRFTPRPAPAEDLAAYVSRGVAQHAYAAKAVLRLKVPAREAARIVGPSDGSLEALDADSCLLHTGAVNLDVLVIHVMLLGCEFEVLEPPELTDRIRAARDLLGRAVEKM, via the coding sequence ATGCTGGAGACCTCCGCACGACTGCTGCGCCTGTTGTCCCTGTTGCAGGCCCACCGCGAATGGACCGGCGCCGACCTGGCGGAGCGCCTCGGCGTGACCCCGAGGACGGTGCGGCGCGACGTGGACCGGCTCCGGGAGCTCGGTTACCCGGTGAACGCCAGCCCCGGCACCGGCGGCGGCTACCAGCTGGGTGCCGGGGCCGAGCTGCCGCCGCTGCTGCTGGACGACGACGAGGCCGTCGCCGTGGCGGTGGGCCTGCGGACGGCCGCGGGGAACGGCGTCGAGGGGATCGGGGAGGCCTCCGTACGGGCGCTCGCCAAGCTGGAGCAGGTGCTGCCGGGACGGCTGCGGCGCCGGGTGTCGGCGCTCAACGAGTTCACCGTGCCCATGCTGCGCGGCCCGGGTCCGACCACCGTGGACGCCTCCGTGCTGACCGACCTCGCCGCCGCGTGCCGGGACAGCGAGCGGCTGCGCTTCGGCTACCGGGACCACGAGGGGAACGTCAGCCGCCGCGTGGTGGAACCGCACCGGCTGGTGTGCACCGAGCGGCGCTGGTACCTGGTCGCCTGGGATCTGGACCGGGAGGACTGGCGGACCTTCCGCGCCGACCGGATCGATCCCAGACCGCCGCACGGGCCGAGGTTCACCCCGCGTCCGGCCCCCGCCGAGGACCTCGCCGCGTACGTGTCGCGCGGCGTGGCGCAGCACGCGTACGCGGCCAAGGCGGTGCTGAGGCTGAAGGTGCCGGCACGGGAGGCGGCCCGGATCGTGGGGCCCAGCGACGGGTCCCTGGAGGCGCTCGACGCCGACAGCTGCCTGCTGCACACGGGAGCCGTGAACCTCGACGTACTCGTCATTCACGTCATGCTGCTCGGCTGTGAGTTCGAGGTGCTGGAGCCGCCGGAGCTGACGGACCGGATCAGGGCGGCCCGGGACCTTCTCGGGCGGGCCGTGGAGAAGATGTAA
- a CDS encoding transglycosylase family protein — protein MPDLRIRRAVPAAVAAAAVLVLVLVLPSGAGAAPPPPAPGPAGAAHPGSPGIIGTGPGDCGPEGVWPWDCVADCESSGRWAVNTGNGFYGGLQFWQPTWEEHGGLVFAARADLASREQQIRVAEDVLGSQGWDAWPVCSKRYGLAGRMHVVRTGDTLDGLALRYRVKGGRQALYEANRAVIGPKPQALVVGTLLTLPASDPPAPVAWPTPPTPPGASPAPSAVPTPAPAGPVVGPSPAARPAPVAKPASPAARPVPRPASPAPRPVARPAVTAAKPAGSAARPGFCRGPGAAPARDGPWGAWPVRSGAGAIRRAGCREADCSACWRPPHDCCACCPCCRPTANGPAPTWRSASA, from the coding sequence GTGCCCGACCTCCGGATCCGGCGTGCCGTCCCGGCGGCCGTCGCTGCTGCTGCCGTGCTGGTCCTCGTCCTCGTACTCCCGTCGGGGGCCGGCGCGGCTCCGCCGCCCCCCGCGCCCGGGCCCGCGGGGGCGGCCCACCCCGGCTCGCCCGGGATCATCGGGACCGGGCCGGGGGACTGCGGGCCGGAGGGGGTATGGCCGTGGGACTGCGTGGCCGACTGCGAGAGCAGCGGGCGCTGGGCGGTCAACACCGGCAACGGCTTCTACGGGGGGCTGCAGTTCTGGCAGCCGACGTGGGAGGAGCACGGCGGGCTGGTGTTCGCGGCGCGGGCCGATCTGGCGAGCCGGGAGCAGCAGATCCGGGTGGCGGAGGACGTGCTGGGGTCCCAGGGGTGGGACGCGTGGCCGGTGTGCTCGAAGCGGTACGGGCTGGCGGGGCGCATGCACGTGGTCCGGACCGGGGACACCCTGGACGGGCTCGCCCTGCGGTACCGGGTGAAGGGCGGCCGGCAGGCGCTGTACGAGGCGAACCGGGCGGTGATCGGCCCGAAGCCGCAGGCACTCGTGGTCGGCACCCTGCTGACCCTCCCGGCCTCGGACCCGCCCGCTCCGGTGGCGTGGCCCACCCCGCCGACCCCGCCGGGCGCGTCCCCGGCTCCCTCGGCCGTGCCGACCCCGGCCCCCGCGGGCCCGGTGGTCGGGCCGAGTCCGGCAGCGCGTCCGGCCCCGGTGGCGAAGCCCGCATCCCCGGCGGCGCGTCCGGTGCCGAGGCCCGCATCCCCGGCGCCACGTCCGGTGGCGAGGCCCGCAGTCACGGCGGCCAAGCCTGCGGGCTCGGCGGCGCGGCCGGGTTTTTGCCGGGGCCCCGGGGCGGCCCCGGCCCGTGACGGCCCGTGGGGGGCCTGGCCGGTGCGCTCGGGCGCGGGGGCGATTCGGAGGGCGGGCTGCCGGGAGGCAGACTGCTCGGCATGCTGGAGACCTCCGCACGACTGCTGCGCCTGTTGTCCCTGTTGCAGGCCCACCGCGAATGGACCGGCGCCGACCTGGCGGAGCGCCTCGGCGTGA
- the der gene encoding ribosome biogenesis GTPase Der translates to MNDQHDHGALGDAEYAEFMELAAEEGFEVEDVEGAIAEAGHGPLPVLAVVGRPNVGKSTLVNRIIGRREAVVEDKPGVTRDRVTYEAEWAGRRFKVVDTGGWEQDVLGIDAAVAAQAEYAIETADAVVFVVDAKVGATDSDEAVVRLLRRAGKPVVLCANKVDGQSGESDAASLWSLGLGQPHPVSSLHGRGTGDMLDAVLEALPEAPEQTFGGTPVGGPRRIALIGRPNVGKSSLLNKVAKEDRVVVNELAGTTRDPVDELIELGGVTWKFVDTAGIRKKVHLQQGADYYASLRTAAAVEKAEVAVILIDTTETISVQDQRIITMAVEAGRAIVIAYNKWDELDEERRYYLEREIETEMQQVSWAPRVNVSALTGRHMEKLVPAIETALAGWETRIPTGRLNAFLGEVVAAHPHPIRGGKQPRILFGTQAGSKPPRFVLFASGFLEHGYRRFIERRLREEFGFEGTPLHISVRVREKRGAQYKKK, encoded by the coding sequence ATGAACGACCAGCACGACCACGGAGCGCTTGGCGATGCCGAGTACGCGGAGTTCATGGAGCTCGCCGCGGAGGAAGGCTTCGAGGTAGAGGACGTCGAGGGCGCGATCGCGGAGGCGGGCCACGGGCCGCTGCCCGTGCTCGCCGTCGTCGGCCGCCCGAACGTCGGCAAGTCGACCCTGGTGAACCGCATCATCGGCCGCCGCGAGGCGGTCGTCGAGGACAAGCCGGGCGTCACCCGCGACCGCGTCACCTACGAGGCCGAGTGGGCCGGCCGCCGGTTCAAGGTCGTCGACACCGGAGGCTGGGAGCAGGACGTCCTCGGCATCGACGCGGCCGTCGCCGCCCAGGCCGAGTACGCCATCGAGACCGCCGACGCGGTCGTCTTCGTCGTCGACGCCAAGGTCGGCGCCACCGACAGCGACGAGGCCGTCGTGAGGCTGCTGCGCCGGGCGGGCAAGCCCGTCGTCCTGTGCGCGAACAAGGTCGACGGCCAGAGCGGCGAGTCCGACGCGGCGTCCCTGTGGTCCCTCGGCCTCGGCCAGCCGCACCCGGTCTCCTCGCTGCACGGCCGCGGTACGGGCGACATGCTCGACGCCGTCCTGGAGGCGCTCCCCGAGGCGCCCGAGCAGACCTTCGGCGGCACCCCCGTGGGCGGCCCCCGGCGCATCGCGCTCATCGGCCGCCCGAACGTCGGCAAGTCCTCGCTGCTGAACAAGGTGGCGAAGGAGGACCGCGTCGTCGTCAACGAGCTGGCCGGCACCACCCGCGACCCGGTCGACGAGCTGATCGAGCTCGGCGGCGTCACCTGGAAGTTCGTGGACACCGCGGGCATCCGCAAGAAGGTGCACCTCCAGCAGGGCGCCGACTACTACGCCTCCCTGCGCACGGCCGCCGCCGTCGAGAAGGCGGAGGTCGCGGTCATCCTGATCGACACCACCGAGACGATCAGCGTCCAGGACCAGCGCATCATCACCATGGCCGTCGAGGCCGGGCGCGCGATCGTGATCGCGTACAACAAGTGGGACGAGCTCGACGAGGAGCGCCGCTACTACCTTGAGCGCGAGATCGAGACCGAGATGCAGCAGGTCTCCTGGGCGCCCCGGGTGAACGTCTCGGCGCTCACCGGCCGCCACATGGAGAAGCTGGTCCCGGCGATCGAGACGGCCCTCGCGGGCTGGGAGACGCGCATCCCGACCGGTCGGCTGAACGCCTTCCTCGGCGAGGTCGTGGCGGCCCACCCGCACCCGATCCGCGGCGGCAAGCAGCCCCGCATCCTGTTCGGCACCCAGGCGGGGAGCAAGCCGCCGCGTTTCGTCCTCTTCGCCTCCGGCTTCCTGGAGCACGGCTACCGGCGCTTCATCGAGCGCCGCCTGCGCGAGGAGTTCGGCTTCGAGGGGACCCCGCTCCACATCTCCGTGCGGGTGCGCGAGAAGCGCGGCGCGCAGTACAAGAAGAAGTAG
- a CDS encoding lysophospholipid acyltransferase family protein, with amino-acid sequence MYGLWKPRVLGAWRVPASGPVILAVNHAHNLDGPMVMGTAPRPLHFLIKREAYIGPLGPFLDGIGQVKVDRTGTDRGAITKALAVLENGGALGIFPEGTRGEGDFASLRAGLAYFAVRSGAPVVPVAVLGSSESQGRLVRGLPPFKSRVDVVFGSAFDAGDGTGRRTRTALDQATVRIQSRLTAHLADAKRLTGR; translated from the coding sequence ATGTACGGGCTGTGGAAGCCGCGCGTGCTGGGTGCCTGGCGCGTGCCCGCCTCGGGCCCTGTCATCCTTGCCGTGAACCACGCGCACAACCTCGACGGGCCGATGGTCATGGGCACCGCCCCGCGGCCGCTGCACTTCCTCATCAAGAGGGAGGCGTACATCGGCCCGCTCGGCCCGTTCCTGGACGGGATCGGCCAGGTCAAGGTCGACCGTACGGGCACGGACCGGGGCGCGATCACCAAGGCGCTCGCGGTGCTGGAGAACGGCGGAGCCCTGGGGATCTTCCCCGAGGGCACCCGCGGCGAGGGTGATTTCGCCTCGCTGCGCGCCGGGCTCGCGTACTTCGCGGTCCGCAGCGGCGCACCCGTCGTGCCCGTGGCCGTACTGGGCAGCAGCGAGAGCCAAGGGCGGCTGGTCCGCGGACTGCCGCCGTTCAAGAGCCGCGTCGACGTCGTCTTCGGATCGGCGTTCGACGCGGGCGACGGCACCGGCCGCCGCACCCGTACGGCCCTGGACCAGGCCACCGTACGCATCCAGAGCAGGCTGACCGCCCACCTGGCCGACGCCAAGCGCCTCACCGGGCGCTGA